The genomic region ATGGTTATATTATTCAATCATGGATTGAAGGAGAAGTATATAGTCATAAAGATAAGGATGATACAGAATGGATAGTGGATTTTGCTAGTCATTTAAGGGATGTACATAAAATAAAATTAAATGGATTTGGATACCTTGGAAAGGGTCCTGTTTATCCTACTTTAAAAGAGTATTTTTATAATATGGATCAAATAGTAGATCATTCCTTTGGTGAAATATTTAAAGATTACTATTCAATCTGGGATTTACAGAAATATGAACTAATATCGGACGGCTTTTTAGAAACTACTTTTGCCAATGTTAAGTATTTAGCTAACCAAATTAAAATAGATCCTGAACCAATTTTGTTACATGGTGATATGTTACCAAATAATCTAATTCAAACGGAAAACGGTACTGCACTAATTGACTGGGATGAATCTAAATCTGGTTGGTGGGTATATGAAATTGCAAGAACTTTATTCTATATAGATAATAAAAAAGAACATTTAAAATCATTTTTAAAGGCATATAACGATACACAAACACCTCTTCTTGATATTTACAATGGAATTAGACTTGAACACATTAGACAATTATTAAGAAAACTGTTCATGTCAGCATTTACATTTAATACAACAAACTTAGCTGAAATACGATTACGTATACGTTATATAGAGTTAAAAATAAATGAATTACTTGACTCACCTTTATTAGATGAGATTTAATATTGAGAAAATGAGGGTATATTATTAAGGGACTAGAGGTGTAAAAATAAAGAATAGTATAGTATAATGGAGCCATTGTTAATATAATCATAAAAAAGGTGGAGGAAGTACGTGTGATTTATGTAATAGAAGATCTAAAAAAAATACCAATTCTATTAGTTGGATTTGCTTTTTTAGCATTTGGGTTATTTTTAATGAAAGAGTCATTACTGGGATTAAGTTCATGGGGGGTATTTCACTTAGGGATCTCAAAAGCAACGGGTATATCATTTGGTCGTGTTATTCAGATTGTAGGAATTATTATATTAGTACTATCAGTTGCACTAAAAATCTATCCGGGAATTGGTACCATTTTAAATATCGTATTTATAGGAATGTTTGTTGATTGGTTTGATCAATTCATTCCTCAAGAAACAGATCATATAATCATTCAGTACGCATTATTACTACTTGGAATGGTAATCACCTCATATGGTCGAGCTCTCTATATTATGTGTGAAATTGGAAAAGGACCTCGAGATGGTTTATTCATAGGTCTAACTAGGATGACAGGCATAAGTGTTAAGTATATGAAACCTATGATCGAGATTCTAGTCCTACTGATTGGCTTTTTAATGGGAGGGATCGTAAGGGAAGGGACCTTAATCGTAACATTATGCTCAGGTTATGTACTTCATTTTTTCTTTAAGATACACCGATATGATCCTAAGACAGCAAAACAAAGACAATTTAAAGACTATTTCAAATCAAGTCGACTGATTAAAGGGAGGAGTTAATTGTGAGTGACATCTGGTATATGGTAAACGTAGAGGCGGCAATTTATAAAGCGGACAAATGGTTAATTATTCAGAGAGGGTTAAATGAGGATCACGCTCCCGGTATGTTATCTTTAGTAGGTGGAAAAGTTGAAAACGCTGGAATCGATCAAAATATACTAGAGAAAACATTAGTTAGAGAGGTACGAGAGGAAGTCTTACTTGAAATTCAGAATCTGAATTACTTAGAAAGTAAGTCATTCAAAACAGATGATGGAAAATTGGTAGTAGACATTGTACTTACATGCGAACATAAAAGTGGAACAGCCACACCGGTAAGTAAAAATGAAGTAGAAGCGGTAGTATGGATGACTGCTGATGAGATTATTGCTTGTGATCAGGTGCCGGGTTACCTGAAAGAAACGATTAAACGTGCAGATAAAATACGTTTATCACTATAGACAGTTTTAAGCCATTATAATATAAAAAGTGTTTATATTATTAGGATTGGAGACGATGGTTTGAATAAAGAAATTCGTACTAGTTTAATTAAAAAAGCTAAAGTTCTAAGTAAAAATAATGATTCCTCTCATGACTTTTCACATGCAAAGAGAGTGTTAATGAATGCAGAATATATAGCACAAAGTGAAAATGCTGATTTTGACATAATTATACCTGCAGCACTGTTTCATGACATAGTTTGTTACCCTAAAAATGATGTCCGTTCAAATACTTCCTCAGATGAAAGTGCAGAAGTTGCAAGACATGTATTAAAATTACTTGATGGATATCCAACTTACAAAATTTCTATAGTAGAAGAAGTCATAAAACAATGTTCATACCGTAAAGGCATTATACCTGATTTATTAGAATCTAAAGTCATACAAGACGCAGATCGCTTAGAAGCAACTGGAGCGATTTCGATAATGAGAACATTTAGTTCTGTTGGGTCAATGAATAAACAACTTTATAATGAGGAAGACCCTTTTTGTCTCGAAAGAGAACCAAATAGCATCGAATATGGATTAGACCTATTCTTTACACGTTTATTAAAGGTCGAAGAACAAATGCATACAGTGGCTGCAAAAATGATGGCTAGAAAACGCACTAAGATTCTAAACAAATTCATTGATGCGTTTAAAGAAGAAATAGCAATATAAAAAACCCATGATTAAACGAATTGAGTTTATTCATGGGTTTTGTGATGATTTTAACTATAACTAATTAATTAGCGAGACTAAACAAAACAATAATAAATAAAATAATGTTTACAACTATTCCTAATATTGCAAGACCACAGTATTGCTTAACTCCTTTACGTGTTAACGTAATCATCTTTCCTTTTTATGAAAACATTTAAAAAAAGACTGTTTTCTGATAAAATACTAAGGGTATAGCGTATAAAAAGTATGAATAATTAAATTTGACATAAAGGTAGGATACTATGAGAAGAATACTAGATGTACTAAAACAGTATTATGGGTATGAGTCATTTCGTAAAGGTCAGGAAGAGTTAATTAACAATATATTAAATGGCAGAGATGTACTTGGAATTATGCCAACTGGTGGAGGGAAATCAATTTGTTATCAGATACCAGCTCAACTTCTTGATGGGATTACAATTGTGATTTCACCACTAATCTCTTTAATGAAAGATCAAGTTGATACGTTAACAGATATGGGAATCAAAGCCGCGTATATAAACAGTACTTTAAGTAGTGAGGAATTTGATCGCGTGTTAAAAAATGCAAAGTCTGGTGACTATAAATTGATTTATGTTGCTCCAGAACGATTAGAGACACGTAGCTTCATTGATTTCTTAGAACATGTTAATATATCAATGGTTGCTGTTGATGAGGCGCATTGTGTTTCTCAGTGGGGACATGACTTTAGACCGAGTTATAGGCGAATTTCAGAATTAATTGATCGTTTAACTATAAGGCCGATCATAGCTGCATATACGGCTACCGCTACTGAAGAAGTAAAACAGGATATTATAAAGTTACTTAATCTTACAGATGCATTTGTTCTCACGACAGGTTTTAACCGTGAAAATTTATATTTTGAAGTAGAAAAGCCCCAGAATAAGTTTAGAACTCTCAGAAAATATTTGAATCAACACAAGAAAGAATCAGGGATTATCTATTGCTCAACTCGAAAAACAGTTGAATCTGTAACTGATAAACTAAATTTATTAGGATTTAACGCGACAAAGTATCATGCGGGCGTACCTGAACATGAACGTACTGCAAATCAAGAAGATTTTATATATGATCGAAAACAGATTATGGTAGCAACCAATGCATTTGGTATGGGGATTGATAAATCAAACATACGATATGTCGTTCATTACAATATGCCAAAGAATATGGAAGCTTACTATCAGGAGGCAGGTCGTGCAGGTCGAGATGGACTTGAGTCAGAGTGTGTCCTATTGTTTAGTGCATCGGATATAGTTACAAATAAATTTTTAATCTCAAATATGAATGAACAGAACCAAGAACATGCATATAAAAAATTAAATGAAATGACAGATTATTGCAATACCGATAAATGTTTGAGAAGTTACATCTTAATTTACTTTGGAGACACGGATACGGAAAAAGAATGTAATCATTGTTCAAATTGTAATAATGATATAGAACTAACCGATATAACAGTGGAAAGTCAAAAAATCATGTCGTGTGTAAAACGCATGAACGAACGATATGGAGCTAACATAGTAGCTAGTGTATTAAAAGGTTCGAAGGCAAAAAAAGTACGTGATTTTGGATTAGAAGAATTGTCAACACATGGGATTATGAAGGAATATCATGCTGATAGTATTAAAGAAATTATCTCGTTCTTAATAGCGGAAGATTACCTAGGAACACGAGGAACAAAGTATCCCACTCTAGCGCTAACAACTAAATCTAAAGATGTGTTATTTGGTAATGAAAAAGTGCTAATTAAACGAGTAATTGATAAGCATAAGGAAGAAAAGGATTCGCACTATGTGGAGGCATACGATGAAACATTGTTTGAAAAATTACGCTCACTTCGAACAGGGTTATCAGGTGAACAGGGAGTACCCCCTTTTGTTATTTTTTCGGATGCTGCACTGCAAGATATGTGCCGAAAGTTTCCTAAGACAGATAATGAGTTTCTATCGGTATCAGGTGTAGGTGAGCATAAATTATCAAAATACGGTCAACTCTTCATGGATATTATTAAAGACTATACAAATGCACATGATATCAATGTGGATCAGTATCAAACGACAGAATCATTAGAAACTAAAAAAAAGAGTAAATCCACAACTACCAAAGAGTCAAAATTAGAAACATATGACTTGTATAAAGAAGGCTTATCGATTGATGAAATTAAAACAAAGAGAGGTCTATCACAAACAACGATTGAAAATCACCTATTTGAATGCTTTAAGGAAGGTTATGAAATCGATTTTGATCGATTCATAAATAAAGACTTTGAGACTGAAATTGTTGATGTTATTAAAGAAGTCGGTGGAGCAAAACTTAAGCCTATTAAAGAAGCCTTACCTGATGAAGTTACCTATACAGATATTAAATTTACTATTTCTAAATATAATCTATAAGGTTAAAAGATTAGGGGTTGAAATATTCAAATACCCTGGTCTTTTTTTATGTTAGGGAATAATTGACCAGTTGAACCATATATATTATAATTGATATAAATACCATATATTGGAGTATTACATTAAAAATCTGGGAGGGGTAAGAATGAATGACTTAAGGAGAAAGACAGTACGTAATTTAGTTATCTTTATAGTAGTAGTAGTTCTAAGTGGATGGATTGGTCGAGGTATTGATGTATTATTAGGAGAGCCATCAAATGAAGAAAGCCTTGGAATATTAATTTGGCTTGTAACCCCCTTAATTGCAACGATCATATTACGCACATTTTTAGGAAGTGGATGGAAAGACGTTGGTTTAAGACCTTATTTCAAAAGAAATGCAAAATGGTTTTTAGTAGCCGCCTTAATTTTTCCAACTGTAACAAGTGTTGATTTATTGATTGGGCATAGTTTTGGATGGATTGATGCGTCTGGCTTCAGTTTCAGCATGTTTTTACCTTTATTTATAGGAAGTATAGTGTTTAATTTCTTTAAAAATATACCTGAAGAGTTTGTGTGGCAAGGGTACCTTACACCAAAGTTATTATCACTTAAATTGAAGGATCTGTACCTGTACTTATCTGTAGGTTTAGTATGGGCTACTTGGCATATACCTTATTATTTATATTTTTTAGATCGAGAAACCTTTGAAAATTTCACATCACAAAGTGTTCCTGTTTTTATTGTATTAGCATTCATTGTTATGTTATTTTGGTCAATTACCTTTGTAGAGTTACGTCGCTTAACGAAATCTGTTTGGCCACTTGTACTCCTACACACATTAGAAGATGCCTTTAACTTATTGTTTATAGGTGGTTTTATTACGATTGCACAAGGAAAAGATCTCATCATCTCGCCAGTCTACGGTGTAGTCGGTATTGTGCTCCATGTATCAATTGGATTAACATTAAGACATTTTAGAAAGAAACGGGATAAACACTCACTCGATGCCTAAATAGATATAATAGTCAATTAAACGCCTTTAGTTTAGATACTAGAGGCTTTTTCCTACTCGAAATTAGCTGTTAACATATGTTATACTATTAAAACAATACAGTTTAGAAAGGTGACTCAATTTGAAGAAAATAATAGATATCGTTATTAATAATATGAGGGAAGATTATATTTCTGAAGTCGTAGATTTATCTGATCGGGAATTCGGAACAGGATATATTAGTCGAAAAGATGTAATGAATAGCATTAATTACTCTAAGCATACGCTAAAAGTTGCAATCTTAAATCAAGAAGTAATTGGATTTTACTTAGGATGGGTCGTGGAAAAAAATAATATTCCTAGTAAGTTAAACATTCCAAGTAATCTGTTGCCATTAGAATTTAAAGAAACTAAACAGATTGCAGTGTTAAAATCCATTGTCGTGAGTGAGAAGTTTCAGGGACTAGGTGTCGGATCAAAGTTAATAAAGTCATGTATAGATGACTTTTATGATAAAGGAATTCAAACAATTAGTACAGTCGCTTGGAAAAGCAAGATGGGGATCAATATTGAAGGACCAATTTCTCGGTTAAACTTTAAGCCAGTACTTGAGATTAAAGACTACTGGAAAGACGTAAGCAAGAATTATAGTTGCCCTGAATGTAAGACTCCTCCGTGTAGGTGTAGTGCAGTTATTTATGTTACAAAGAAACTATAGAATATGTCACATAATTTTTTGAAAATGCTAAAGTATATATGCCCTAGGTTTTATTGGGCAAAGTTTATTTTCAATGTTAGTAGTGAATTCACAAAAGGCACTCTAAGATATTCAACCACCAAAATTAAACTTTATAAAAGAAACCAATTACAAAGGATATTATCTATATGTTGAACTTTATTGTTAAATAACTGTACAATGATAACTGATTGCGTATGTCATATAACACCTCAATTTAGGATGTGGTTAGGGAATAACTAGAATATTATATTTCTACATTTATCATACAGTTATTATAATAGAATAGATGGTATAAAACAGTTAACTCAATTTTAACTGAATGAAATGAGGAACGTCTAGTGAGTAAAATAAATAAACAGGTACTAATGCTCCATATCACAATTTTTTTTCTAGCAATTTTTATTGTGATTTATCCCTACATTGTACCATTTTTTTATAAGACGATACCATTTTGGGGTGATCATACTGAACGGGTGACAGGTGCACCGTCTGCATATGATGGAATTACAGGAGATGTCAAACGTTTTAATTATTCAGTCACTCATTTTAAAACTGTCCGTTTTTATAATCCATCCTCATTTATCGTTTTACATACAACCTATGCCAATTTACTCTATCGTCCGACCATTATTGCTTTATTTAGAAAAATTAAAAATCATGAACGGTTAGTGAAGATTGATTTAATGATTAATACGTTATTAGCTCTGTTATTCATGATCCGTGCGTTCTCAATTTGGTATACAACCTATTACGGGTAATTATTGAAGAAGTGTTATAGGAGAATATAAGCCGTAATAGTACAGAATAAAGATAACACTAAAATGAACACATTTATATAGCATCATGAATTATGATTGTGGGAGAGAACTAAGGTCAGTTGCTTTAGTGTTAGGTATTATTTCATTTCTATAGTGATTTTTTCCATTCTGTTATATACTTTCGTTCGCTCCGACATTTGTAGGATTTGGGTTTTCTATAGGTAGAAACGTCAGTTAATAAAATGTAATATAGATCTACTACTTGCGACATATACTTTAAAGTAGTAGAATAAAGAGTAAATATTTATAAAATAGAGAACTGTATATACTATTATTAGGAGGTATTATCAATGTCAATTCTACAACGTCGAGGAAACTGGAAACAATTTTTGAAGCAATACCCCATTTGCTCATTTCTTATTGTGTTAAATGTTCTTGTGTTTATCATTATGATGATAAATCGTTATACGAATCTCTTAACTGATCTATTAAACGGGTATACATTAATTCAGCTAGGAGCCATACAAACGTATACGATTGATGCTACAGGGCAATTTTATAGGTTCTTAACTGCAATGTTTTTACATGGTAATTTTTTACATATATTGTTTAATATGTTTTTTGGTCTTATAATCCTAGGTGCAGCTCTTGAAGGATTAATTGGGTCAACACGATTTTTTATCGTCTACTTTTTAACGGGAATAGCATCTAGTTATGGCGTTTACTTATTATCTGGACCTTATACAGTAACAGTTGGTGCATCAGGTGCTATATATGGTATA from Haloplasma contractile SSD-17B harbors:
- a CDS encoding aminoglycoside phosphotransferase family protein, with amino-acid sequence MCTHLFKVEPKYVLTKEHEEDVLNQIITIANEEESMHITNYERIITGQNIIYKLISKKTNCSYQLKIIARKGYPCIETLNACYEYLEMININKPKIIYYDTKDYIVPYGYIIQSWIEGEVYSHKDKDDTEWIVDFASHLRDVHKIKLNGFGYLGKGPVYPTLKEYFYNMDQIVDHSFGEIFKDYYSIWDLQKYELISDGFLETTFANVKYLANQIKIDPEPILLHGDMLPNNLIQTENGTALIDWDESKSGWWVYEIARTLFYIDNKKEHLKSFLKAYNDTQTPLLDIYNGIRLEHIRQLLRKLFMSAFTFNTTNLAEIRLRIRYIELKINELLDSPLLDEI
- a CDS encoding YczE/YyaS/YitT family protein produces the protein MIYVIEDLKKIPILLVGFAFLAFGLFLMKESLLGLSSWGVFHLGISKATGISFGRVIQIVGIIILVLSVALKIYPGIGTILNIVFIGMFVDWFDQFIPQETDHIIIQYALLLLGMVITSYGRALYIMCEIGKGPRDGLFIGLTRMTGISVKYMKPMIEILVLLIGFLMGGIVREGTLIVTLCSGYVLHFFFKIHRYDPKTAKQRQFKDYFKSSRLIKGRS
- a CDS encoding GNAT family N-acetyltransferase, which translates into the protein MKKIIDIVINNMREDYISEVVDLSDREFGTGYISRKDVMNSINYSKHTLKVAILNQEVIGFYLGWVVEKNNIPSKLNIPSNLLPLEFKETKQIAVLKSIVVSEKFQGLGVGSKLIKSCIDDFYDKGIQTISTVAWKSKMGINIEGPISRLNFKPVLEIKDYWKDVSKNYSCPECKTPPCRCSAVIYVTKKL
- a CDS encoding HD domain-containing protein → MNKEIRTSLIKKAKVLSKNNDSSHDFSHAKRVLMNAEYIAQSENADFDIIIPAALFHDIVCYPKNDVRSNTSSDESAEVARHVLKLLDGYPTYKISIVEEVIKQCSYRKGIIPDLLESKVIQDADRLEATGAISIMRTFSSVGSMNKQLYNEEDPFCLEREPNSIEYGLDLFFTRLLKVEEQMHTVAAKMMARKRTKILNKFIDAFKEEIAI
- a CDS encoding rhomboid family intramembrane serine protease, whose product is MSILQRRGNWKQFLKQYPICSFLIVLNVLVFIIMMINRYTNLLTDLLNGYTLIQLGAIQTYTIDATGQFYRFLTAMFLHGNFLHILFNMFFGLIILGAALEGLIGSTRFFIVYFLTGIASSYGVYLLSGPYTVTVGASGAIYGILGVLLFMIVFKKTLVPYNDRKLIAQLIILNVILSFVLSGISLEGHLSGLIAGFLIAPLLMIKEPEHPSYL
- the recQ gene encoding DNA helicase RecQ, with product MRRILDVLKQYYGYESFRKGQEELINNILNGRDVLGIMPTGGGKSICYQIPAQLLDGITIVISPLISLMKDQVDTLTDMGIKAAYINSTLSSEEFDRVLKNAKSGDYKLIYVAPERLETRSFIDFLEHVNISMVAVDEAHCVSQWGHDFRPSYRRISELIDRLTIRPIIAAYTATATEEVKQDIIKLLNLTDAFVLTTGFNRENLYFEVEKPQNKFRTLRKYLNQHKKESGIIYCSTRKTVESVTDKLNLLGFNATKYHAGVPEHERTANQEDFIYDRKQIMVATNAFGMGIDKSNIRYVVHYNMPKNMEAYYQEAGRAGRDGLESECVLLFSASDIVTNKFLISNMNEQNQEHAYKKLNEMTDYCNTDKCLRSYILIYFGDTDTEKECNHCSNCNNDIELTDITVESQKIMSCVKRMNERYGANIVASVLKGSKAKKVRDFGLEELSTHGIMKEYHADSIKEIISFLIAEDYLGTRGTKYPTLALTTKSKDVLFGNEKVLIKRVIDKHKEEKDSHYVEAYDETLFEKLRSLRTGLSGEQGVPPFVIFSDAALQDMCRKFPKTDNEFLSVSGVGEHKLSKYGQLFMDIIKDYTNAHDINVDQYQTTESLETKKKSKSTTTKESKLETYDLYKEGLSIDEIKTKRGLSQTTIENHLFECFKEGYEIDFDRFINKDFETEIVDVIKEVGGAKLKPIKEALPDEVTYTDIKFTISKYNL
- a CDS encoding CPBP family glutamic-type intramembrane protease; the encoded protein is MNDLRRKTVRNLVIFIVVVVLSGWIGRGIDVLLGEPSNEESLGILIWLVTPLIATIILRTFLGSGWKDVGLRPYFKRNAKWFLVAALIFPTVTSVDLLIGHSFGWIDASGFSFSMFLPLFIGSIVFNFFKNIPEEFVWQGYLTPKLLSLKLKDLYLYLSVGLVWATWHIPYYLYFLDRETFENFTSQSVPVFIVLAFIVMLFWSITFVELRRLTKSVWPLVLLHTLEDAFNLLFIGGFITIAQGKDLIISPVYGVVGIVLHVSIGLTLRHFRKKRDKHSLDA
- a CDS encoding NUDIX hydrolase; translated protein: MSDIWYMVNVEAAIYKADKWLIIQRGLNEDHAPGMLSLVGGKVENAGIDQNILEKTLVREVREEVLLEIQNLNYLESKSFKTDDGKLVVDIVLTCEHKSGTATPVSKNEVEAVVWMTADEIIACDQVPGYLKETIKRADKIRLSL